GTATGTCTTTGAGTCTCACAACTAGCTGACATAGTAGCTGCACTGAGAAGAAGACCTTCAGAACTGATACAAGATGGCTCAAGTCTGTTCACAAATTATATTAGGAATTGTAACACAAATTAAACATGTGCATTATCTTGTTCTATACACATATGACAACAtaagtttcttttcttgtaactgCCTGTTTTCCCTGTTCCATTTTTCTCAACAAATTATCACTACCAGTACTAGCTGACCTTTCAATGCAGAACTTGACCCTAATGCAAAATGGAACAATAAGCGCTTGTGGGAATTGCAAACAGAATATTATATAACATCAAAAGCTAAAAACATTAGACATGGTTGGGGGCTACAAAAGCATTATATTACAGTGAAAGGTTAACATTTACATAGTATATATATTGTCTCATGCTTAATGTCTGCTACATGATTGCGTAGGAATAGTTCCCTCGGTGCCagctaattataaattaacAGGTTTGCAGCCCAGATCGATGGATTTCTTGACTGCGTCCATTACTAACTGCGTCTTTCTGCTAATCTCAGGCCATTTGCTATCCGGGTGCGACTCATGTTTCCTAATGCCCTCAACAAGCCTTGCTAGCTCTTGAACCATCAAAGCCTCTTGAGGGAGCTGAGAAGCCACGTGAACTTCCTCAGGCTTCACATTCCACCCAATATGGAGATCAACGAACTTCGCGCCCAAAGTGAAGTCAAAAAAAGCAGAATGCTCTTGATAGGGGATTATGAAGTCCATGACGTGCAGGGATCCTCTGGAAGCAGATATGGCCAAGTCCATGGACGTGTAGGACAGGAATGAGCAGTGAACAATTGCAAGTGCTCCGCCCAGTTGATCCCAGTGAAGGGAGGCGGTGCATGACAAGATGACTCCAGCTGAGTTCCGGGTAACATCTGGCAGAGCAGTTACTGCAGTTGGCAGTTGGTAGTCCTTAGCCCACAAGGTGGCTCCAATGCAGTACCAGCCTAAGTCTCCAAGGGCACCGAGGGTGTCCAAGTCAGGTTGTACTCTTATGTTGCTCTCCAAAAATTCCGGGGTTGCTGAAGTTGTTGATTGGCTTTGGATCTTAAAATCAGAGGAACATAAGCAGAAGATAATTGTGAGTTTGTATTAATAAATTATCAGTAATAAATAATTCATCACAAAGAGAATTACCAACAACCAGCATTGGAATTTGGAGTTGGATCTGTGGTGATAGAATTGCCAAACTATTCCTTTCTTTGACATCAAAATAAATGCAAGCCAGATTCTGCCAATGAATTTGGCTTGCATTTTCTATATGGTATTTGCCATTTGGCGTTCCGTGTGTATTCATGAAGGGTTTGGCTTGCATTTCCAGTGAGCACATGATGCAAGTTGTTCACAACATGTGTCTACTGGTGATGACAGATGTCTACCAGAACAAACCAGCGGATTCCAGTAGACACGTGCCATCACCAGCTTTTGCATCCTGTTTCAAACTAGAAGAGGGATGCAAGCCAAGCACATTCATGAAAACTATCTAGGGCATATTTCATATTTGCTCTgtgaaagaaggaaaaaaaaaaaaaaaaaaaagaagcctgTGTGGTAGCATTCGAGGCATAAGTGAAATAGGTCCTCTTGACAATCAACTTTAAATTATCACCTGACCATTTTTGAATGTGATAATTCCAAGTTTCTAGTCAACCCAGGAGGAAATTTCTTTCCATTCATAAACCATAATAATAGATTCAGTCACAAAATTATATTCAAGGTGACAAAAGAACCAAATTCAGTTTCGCCCTAAAgaccaaacaggcccttagagatcttttaaagtaaaaaattggcAAAATAATTAGTTAAAATATACCTAAATAAGTTGGCTTTTGACTTAAAAGATCCAAATTTCGCTGTACTTGTGCTTCCAtagcccaaaaaagaaagaaaaactcaCAAAGTTAAGTTGTCCGAAGCTAGAGAGCAACTCCTTCATTTTGGCAGTCCTAGGATGATGCAGCCACATGCTTCCATCCATGAACTGTACACCGTTCGATTCACATGCTTCCAATATCCGATCAAGCTCTGCCACATCAACAGCCGTCGGTTTCTCCAAAAGCAAATGCTTCTTTCTTTGGGCAGCCAGGACCGCCCACTTCACGTGGAGGCTGGTCGGCAGGGGCATGTACACTGCGTCCACAAATGGGTCGTCGAGCAGCTGATCGTAGCTCCCATAGATCTTCACGGCCTCGGGTAACCCATTTCCGGCCGCAAAATCCTTAGCCTTTTCGACCGAACGGCTGGCGATGGCGTAGATGATTGAGTTGGGTGCTAAATCAATGGCTCTAGCCACTTTCCTGGCTATCTGGGCGCATCCCATGATACCAAAACGTACCGGGTTTTCAGCCATTTTTGCTTGTGGAGAGAAATGTCCGAGAGAAAATCCAGGGGATTGATATGACAGTAAAGTGCTAACCTTTACTCTGAATGGCAAAAGTGCCCTCCTTATCAGCTGAAATAACTATCTTGACCCATTGACCTCCCTGTTTTCCTTGCTGACGTGGCCAACTGCCATAACAGAAAGAATGGCCAACTTCCAAAAGTAGTGTCAGTTCAAAGTCTCAAACTTTCTCCTCCAGTCTTGaaaatcttgattttctttctgCCTCTAATGGAGTCCTCAGCGACCCTCAAAACCCACGTCAAAGAGATTCTTGTCTCCCCAGAGCTCTCATCACTAGAGTCTATCCTCTCCTGCCTGATCCAACCAGAAGAAGACCCATATAAACTCGAAGCAAAGGCCATCTTCGCTCACTGTAGCCGGCACTACCCCAACACTCTCTCACTCAAGCTTACTCACATCCTTGAATCCTCTACTCAGTCCCATCTCACCGCCGTCTACGCCACTTTCCTCGACGGCCTTCTAACTCGGCATTCAAGCAAGCTCTCCCCCATGATCCTAACAGAGCTCAAGCCCTTGCTTTTTGCTTGCTTTCAACGACAAACCTTAGAGACCATCCTCAAGCCTTTGTCTCTATCAATAGGCATTGTTGCTTTCAGGGACTCTAAGACAAAACATGGAGAGTGGCAGGAGCTTCTTGATTATATAGTTTCGTCTGCTGACTCagaagacaaaaaatatcaagaatCGGGTCTTATGTTGTTCTCTTATTTGCCAATGAAAATGGGTCGATTTTTGAAGCCAAAATTTGATTCTCTTTACTCGGCAATCATGAAGCGTTTAAGTTCCCCTACTATGAATATTCGGTCATTCGCCTTTCGTTTGTCGCTTATACTGGCGACGCATTTGGAGGGTTTTGATGACCATGATAGCACAAAATATCTTCTGCCTGCAATGTTGAAGTTCCTCATTGAGTTGCTGAATGATAAGAAAGACGAGTTTGTTGAACAAGCTCTaaagaatttggattccttGGTCACAACAAACGCCTCCTTCTTTACAAAGCACTTGGAACATGTGTGTGAAACAATGATTCAAATAGCCGAGGCTGATTATGTAGGAGAGGAGATGAGGTATGCAGCCCTGGGCATTATTAGGGGGCTCGAGGATTCCTTGACCGAAGAAATGTTCTCTATGTTGCAGAACCTGAACGACGAGATTCTACACAGGCTAATCTCAGCTTCAATGGGCATGCTTGTAAGTTTTGAAGATGATCCTGCATTGTATAATATGGATGCTAAAAAGGGTATAAATGAGGAGCAGATGAAGAGTTTCGACCTTGGAATTTTCCTATTGGACCAGATTTCAGCTGCAGTGGATGGGGCTTTATGCCTGCCCATTACTTTGGAGTTGACACAACAGTATCTAGCTGCTCCAGAATGGCAGAAGCATCATGCGGGAATGATTACCCTTTCTATGATTGCAGAGGGATGCTCAGAGGTACAATGAATTGTTTCATATTCAATTTCAGAGTTTCATTCTTTGATGCTCTGTGGGGTTGTGTGTTTATTACATGGGCTTCtcaatttacatttttttttctttctttctcatacTGCCATCTCAAATACTTATTCTATGcgaaatttttatctttttagcaAGGTATAGCCACTCAATATGTTATTTTCTCAAAAGGGTGTCTATTATTACACACACACAAGACACACATATTGGAGAAGATCACAAATTTTGGGTTCTGTTCTGCTGCCCCAGGTGTACTATGTGAGCGTGTCTATAACATCATGGGATGATTTCTTAGAGAttacaatgattttttttttttttactttttctgttGCCCTGAAAGCAAAAGGATACTTCATGTATTTTGTGTATAACTCTATTCCGTTAGCTTAGTTAGGGTTCCAATGATATGGAAAGTTGTGTGGTTTAAAGTTCATTACATGGTTTAGGCAACAGAAAAATTGAATTCTCACAAGCAAAGGAAGAGTCCTTTTCAATTCCCCATTTATGTTCTGTCCAGGTCTTTGTGTGAAGACACAGGCATTTGGGGATGATCAAAGGCCTTCTTAGCCATATCAAGAAATAATTAAGGGGTTGGGAAACTTGTTGAGTATTTGACTCTACTTTTCTGCATTGCGGATTCCTAAAACAAATTTCTATctgatttttctctttatatgcTAAAAGTCTGTGCTTTCACATAAATATATGTCAAATTTTGAGATGTTTAACTGAATtccgtttcttttcttttgtctatCTAAAAATGCCAACTTCTAAAATGTTGTAATGACAGTAGAAGAATTGGCTTGAGGTGATTTGTATTATTGatacataaaaaatttatgtcctcAAGAAAACCCTactgatgacaatgtttgtggacGTGTTTTGAGCATTAGTATTATAGACAGAGTTGACAAGCTTTGGAGAGTAGAGACAAGGTAACTACATAAAATGTAGAAAATGAGTTTAAGCCTCCAACAGGACTGAAAGTAAATCTGCTAAGCACTTATTTGGTATGCACTTCTACCCCAAAATTTGGGAAGCTCTAATGTTCCTTTTCTACAATGACATGtttatagttaattaaatttttgtatcagATATAAGAATTGTTGAAGGTAGTTATGTTCAAAGAGGAAGAGATGAAGGTCATGATAAACATGTTAACTGatatatatactctctctctctctctctctctctctctctatgtgtgtgtgtgtgtgtcagaGTGTTTTTATTCGTTTCTCTCTGCACAGGAAATGATAAGTTCTCTTGAGCAAGTTGTGACAATGATTTCCAATTCATTACAAGATCTCCACCCTCGAGTTCGCTTGGCTGCTGTAAATGCAGTTAGGTCACTAAGTTTAGAATTGGCGCCAACATTACAAGCCCAATATCATCATAAGATGTTGCCCGCACTAAATGCAGTGATTGAAGATTCCCACTTTCCCTTCTTACAGGTATATTacttttgaacttcttttattaTGTGTCATTTTGATTGGTCACTAGTTTTATCTTACTCATGATCAATTCATTTCCCAAAATAATCGCATTTAGATATCCTTGAACTTTTGATTGTCAGTTATCACAGCTATAACATGCATTTTCCATGTGATATATATGTAACGCCTTTTACGGCATTTTCATTATATCCATTATCTTGTACCCTATTAATATTGGAATCTATGTGTTGCTATTTACTCGTTTATTCAATGCACATTCCATCTCATACCAATGCTTCTGGATAGAAAGtattatccttttttcttttcctttttattttcctgcTGCTGTTATACATGCTAAATCTGCTGTGGTAGTCATTCACAGATGTTGCATTATATTAACCTGCACAATTCCACAGTAGAAGAGTTAGGttctaattttttgttgacaAATTCATGTgtcaaaacatgtttttgggttGTATTGTTTAGTGTTGAATTAAGAATTAAGTCAGTGTAAAAGTTGGTCCAATACATGAAGAATTCAAGTTTATGAATGCAATCTAGCACATGCCTAGTCATAGAATGGTCATAGATTTTGATTCCGATGTTAGATGATGGCAAGTTTGGTAGAGTTGGAAATCTGATTCAAAGGGATACAACTTTGTATTTcatgaaaaaatttcaattccgaagtttactaggtcaaaacagGTTGTAATTAGAAGTTTGAAAATCTAGACAGAATGGCTCAGTCGATTGCTATGTCGAAGCTCGATCAACCAAAACAGCATATCAAGTCCCAATACTAAAACCTGAGAAGCTCTTTCAATGGCTTGGTCGAAGCTCCTTCTACCGATATTGTGGCAAATTGTTTTAAACCTAGCCGACTTAGCCTAACAACTTTAGTTTTCTCCCCATTTATATAAGCCTCATAAGCCAAGACTTTCAGAAGACCTGAAgggtattttttattgttattgaaGAGGTTCCTAAACACATTTTTAGCCTATACAAATTTGATACCTCTCCTTGTTTTTCATTAACCAAACCACAGGAAAACCTTCAGCCACTAGAGTTATGGGTTGAAGCAGACGATATTCGTTTGTGAAGGTGATCCACATAGAAGAAAGCCAGAGGTCCTGGAGCTACTGCAGTGGAAGGTGAATATGTCGTTTGCCGGAGTTGCAAAATTGTGTTTTCAGAGTTACAAAGGTCTTGCAAGGACAATTTGTAACAAAAGTCTTTTATAGTGAATGCCTTTAGGGTTGGTTGGCCCCCTaagtggttttacttttgaagaactcttcaaaaggTTTCTATTTCGTTAGcaaaatatttgtgttgatttgttttatgcttgctttgattttggtattgATATTTGTGGCATTTGGCTTTAAAGTCGATAACTTtgttaatcattattttgtttggtaaactgGATTAATAACAACTTGGGGTCTAAATCAGAACTTTCAAGTCGAATATGGTTGCCTTTTTAGTAGTTATTTTCCTATTACTCAAGCTGAGGAAGATAATGGCAAGTGAGTGATTTACCATTTCTGAGCATAAAGAAATAAAGCAAGTAAATGAATAGAATGGCATTTAAATGGCTGCAAGAACCTTGGGAAAATTAAACCCTATAAAGATTTAT
This window of the Corylus avellana chromosome ca5, CavTom2PMs-1.0 genome carries:
- the LOC132180853 gene encoding uncharacterized oxidoreductase At4g09670-like, translated to MAENPVRFGIMGCAQIARKVARAIDLAPNSIIYAIASRSVEKAKDFAAGNGLPEAVKIYGSYDQLLDDPFVDAVYMPLPTSLHVKWAVLAAQRKKHLLLEKPTAVDVAELDRILEACESNGVQFMDGSMWLHHPRTAKMKELLSSFGQLNFIQSQSTTSATPEFLESNIRVQPDLDTLGALGDLGWYCIGATLWAKDYQLPTAVTALPDVTRNSAGVILSCTASLHWDQLGGALAIVHCSFLSYTSMDLAISASRGSLHVMDFIIPYQEHSAFFDFTLGAKFVDLHIGWNVKPEEVHVASQLPQEALMVQELARLVEGIRKHESHPDSKWPEISRKTQLVMDAVKKSIDLGCKPVNL